Proteins co-encoded in one Spirosoma endbachense genomic window:
- a CDS encoding RNA polymerase sigma factor codes for MPLFPRQLSDAEIMAGIQAGGTQRRLYENKLYEKYAYRIADATRKHRLSEDECASAYSDAILTVIENVASNRFEGRSELATYLYQIFTNKCVDAIRKKTTNRSSVHDALSLDDSLLQLPDAARSAVQNLIAQSDVERLHRHLQALGDKCRAMILSWGEGYSDDEIAQTLGYNSAAVAKTSRLRCLEKLRERFRDIL; via the coding sequence ATGCCGCTTTTTCCCCGACAACTTTCTGATGCTGAAATCATGGCCGGTATCCAGGCAGGCGGAACGCAACGTCGGCTCTACGAAAACAAGTTGTATGAAAAATATGCTTACCGTATTGCTGATGCTACCCGAAAGCACCGGTTAAGTGAAGATGAGTGCGCCAGCGCCTATTCCGATGCCATCCTGACCGTAATCGAAAACGTTGCCAGTAATCGTTTTGAGGGGCGTTCGGAGTTAGCAACGTATCTATATCAAATATTTACGAACAAATGTGTTGACGCAATTCGAAAAAAGACGACTAATCGAAGTAGTGTCCACGATGCGCTTTCGCTCGATGACTCGCTGCTCCAACTGCCCGACGCGGCCCGGTCTGCGGTACAGAATCTTATTGCTCAGAGTGACGTAGAGCGTCTTCATCGACACTTACAGGCCTTGGGCGATAAGTGCCGTGCCATGATTCTGTCGTGGGGGGAAGGATATTCTGACGATGAAATTGCGCAGACACTTGGCTATAATTCGGCCGCGGTGGCCAAAACCAGCCGATTGCGTTGCCTGGAAAAACTCCGTGAACGTTTTCGCGACATTTTATGA
- a CDS encoding pseudouridine synthase has product MYFLIYKPYLMLSQFSREGDKPTLADLDYDFPKDVYPVGRLDADSEGLLLLTSDKQLNHRLLNPKFRHNRTYYVQVEGVLTNEACWQLSEGITISVDGKPYQTLPAEARSLAGPNLPERTPPIRYRATIPTSWLSIALHEGKNRQVRRMTAAVGFPTLRLVRWAIVDLTAEGMIPGQVRELSRSEVLRGLHL; this is encoded by the coding sequence ATGTACTTTCTCATCTATAAACCCTACCTGATGCTTTCCCAGTTTAGCCGGGAAGGTGATAAACCTACGCTGGCTGATCTGGATTATGATTTTCCAAAAGATGTTTATCCGGTGGGAAGACTCGATGCCGATAGTGAGGGATTGCTGTTACTGACAAGCGACAAACAACTCAACCATCGATTACTGAACCCGAAATTTCGCCATAACCGAACCTATTATGTACAGGTTGAGGGTGTGCTGACCAACGAAGCCTGTTGGCAGTTGTCGGAAGGAATTACCATTTCAGTCGATGGTAAACCGTATCAGACGCTCCCTGCCGAGGCCAGGTCGCTGGCAGGGCCTAATCTGCCCGAACGAACACCACCCATTCGCTACCGGGCCACTATTCCAACATCCTGGCTTTCGATAGCACTTCATGAGGGCAAGAATCGGCAGGTACGCCGAATGACGGCGGCTGTCGGTTTTCCAACGCTTCGGCTCGTGCGCTGGGCCATTGTCGATCTGACGGCCGAAGGCATGATACCCGGTCAGGTTAGGGAACTGAGCCGCTCAGAGGTTCTGCGTGGACTGCATTTATAA
- a CDS encoding bifunctional UDP-N-acetylmuramoyl-tripeptide:D-alanyl-D-alanine ligase/alanine racemase, with protein MTTQELQLDNLQWITDSRQVGEQASAAQLGNTVFFAIQGEHHDAHDFIGELYQKGIRHFVVERAALTPDRRSEFMAYPDAQFIETDSSLQMLQLLASEHRRQFRIPIIGITGSNGKTIVKEWLAQLLADDFVVAKSPKSYNSQLGVPLSVHQLNESHTLGIFEAGISKSHEMQALEAIIRPTIGIFTNIGTAHDEGFRTHKQKIAEKLRLFIHSGTLVYCADYTQIDEEVNMLLKAVNAHMRFITWSLTGKSAVYQATLQQDQLSISGPSGTFTLKLPFTDPASVEDLIHCIVTMLTLRVLDADSLQSRLNRLRPVSMRLELKEGINNCVLIDDSYNNDVAGLQLALSFLHQQSTRKHRAVILSDVLQSGQQEEDLYEQVASLIEANSVDQFIGIGPVVSRNRRFFADNSVFFDTTDQFLTTFPVNNLRDSDILVKGARPFSFERIVNRLQRKVHGTLLEINLDALTHNLNYYREKVGSDTKIMVMVKAFAYGSGSAEVAQLLQFHRVDYLAVAYADEGVSLRQNGIELPIMVMNPAPETFATLLEYKLEPEIYSIRMLQEWANFVARSEQPETPIPAPSLFHLKIDTGMHRLGFLENEIPIVVDYLKNYPHLHIATVFSHLVGADEAQFNSFSQQQYETFLRATAALEAGLGYRPMRHLLNSAGIVRFSEYRLDMVRLGIGLYGVESSQIEKDAVRPVGTLHTVISQIKTVPAGESVGYSRRGVLDHDARIATLAIGYADGYDRRLGNGVGHVWVNGTRCPTVGSICMDMTMIDVTKASAAEGDDVIIFGNEIRITELAQQMGTIPYEILTGVSERVKRVFFKEGN; from the coding sequence ATGACAACTCAGGAACTTCAATTAGATAATCTTCAGTGGATTACCGATTCCCGGCAGGTTGGCGAACAGGCTTCTGCGGCTCAGTTGGGTAATACCGTTTTTTTTGCCATTCAGGGTGAACACCACGATGCACACGACTTCATTGGTGAATTGTATCAGAAAGGAATCAGGCATTTCGTTGTCGAGCGGGCAGCTCTGACGCCCGATCGCCGGAGCGAATTTATGGCGTATCCTGATGCTCAGTTCATTGAGACCGATAGCAGTCTCCAGATGTTGCAGCTGCTGGCATCTGAACATCGGCGGCAGTTTCGCATTCCAATTATTGGGATTACGGGCAGCAATGGAAAAACGATTGTAAAAGAGTGGCTGGCGCAGTTACTGGCCGACGACTTTGTGGTTGCCAAAAGCCCTAAAAGTTATAACTCACAGTTAGGCGTCCCGCTATCGGTCCATCAGCTCAACGAGAGCCATACGCTGGGAATCTTTGAAGCTGGTATCTCGAAGTCGCACGAGATGCAGGCGCTGGAAGCAATCATACGACCCACGATCGGCATCTTTACCAACATAGGCACTGCCCATGACGAAGGATTTCGAACGCATAAGCAGAAAATTGCCGAGAAACTTCGACTGTTCATTCACTCCGGTACGCTGGTCTACTGCGCTGATTATACCCAGATCGATGAAGAGGTTAACATGCTTCTCAAAGCGGTTAATGCCCATATGCGGTTCATTACCTGGTCATTGACGGGCAAAAGTGCTGTTTATCAGGCTACTTTGCAGCAGGATCAGCTATCGATCAGTGGCCCATCGGGCACCTTTACCTTGAAACTGCCTTTTACTGACCCGGCATCAGTCGAAGATTTGATTCATTGCATCGTAACAATGCTGACGTTGCGGGTTTTGGATGCCGATTCGTTGCAAAGTCGATTGAACCGGCTCCGGCCCGTTTCGATGCGACTTGAACTGAAAGAGGGGATTAATAACTGCGTGCTGATCGACGATTCGTATAACAACGATGTGGCTGGTCTGCAACTCGCGCTCAGCTTTCTCCATCAGCAAAGTACCCGCAAGCATCGGGCCGTAATTCTGTCTGATGTGCTCCAGTCGGGTCAACAGGAAGAAGATCTCTACGAACAGGTTGCCAGCCTGATTGAAGCAAACAGCGTCGATCAGTTCATCGGGATTGGTCCGGTAGTTAGCCGGAATCGTCGTTTTTTTGCCGATAATAGCGTTTTCTTCGACACAACCGATCAATTTCTGACGACATTCCCGGTCAATAATTTACGGGATAGCGATATTCTGGTGAAGGGTGCCCGGCCTTTCTCTTTTGAGCGGATCGTAAACCGACTGCAACGAAAAGTGCACGGAACGCTGCTCGAAATCAATCTCGATGCACTGACGCATAACCTGAACTATTACCGGGAAAAGGTTGGGTCCGATACGAAAATCATGGTGATGGTGAAGGCATTTGCTTATGGCAGTGGCAGCGCCGAAGTGGCTCAACTGTTGCAGTTTCACCGCGTCGATTACCTGGCCGTAGCCTATGCCGATGAAGGTGTGTCGCTTCGCCAGAATGGAATTGAATTGCCGATCATGGTGATGAATCCTGCTCCCGAAACCTTCGCGACACTTCTCGAATATAAGCTGGAGCCAGAGATTTACAGCATTCGGATGCTTCAGGAGTGGGCCAATTTTGTCGCACGAAGTGAACAGCCAGAGACGCCGATTCCTGCACCCAGTCTTTTTCACCTTAAAATCGACACCGGAATGCACCGGCTTGGTTTTTTGGAAAACGAAATACCGATCGTTGTCGACTATCTGAAAAACTATCCCCATTTGCATATAGCGACCGTGTTTAGTCATCTGGTAGGGGCCGATGAAGCGCAGTTCAACTCGTTTTCGCAGCAGCAATACGAAACGTTTTTACGAGCTACAGCCGCACTTGAAGCCGGACTGGGGTATCGACCAATGCGCCACCTACTGAATTCGGCGGGCATTGTGCGATTCTCTGAATACCGACTCGATATGGTTCGGTTGGGCATTGGCCTGTATGGTGTCGAGTCAAGCCAGATTGAAAAAGATGCCGTTCGGCCGGTTGGCACGTTGCACACGGTTATCAGTCAGATCAAAACAGTACCGGCGGGCGAGTCGGTTGGGTATAGCCGCCGGGGCGTATTGGATCACGATGCCCGGATTGCTACACTCGCTATCGGGTATGCCGACGGTTACGATCGCCGACTTGGCAATGGTGTCGGGCACGTGTGGGTCAACGGAACACGCTGTCCAACAGTCGGTAGCATCTGCATGGACATGACCATGATCGATGTGACCAAAGCATCTGCCGCTGAAGGCGATGATGTGATCATCTTCGGAAACGAAATCCGGATCACTGAACTAGCCCAGCAGATGGGAACAATTCCTTACGAAATTCTTACGGGCGTGAGCGAACGCGTGAAACGGGTATTTTTCAAGGAAGGAAACTGA
- the corA gene encoding magnesium/cobalt transporter CorA: protein MSRHRRYRSAEKTLGTSPGTLTYVGAEIEHATKIKRIEYNATEYHLNDGKKLSECRLPDPHSPYVNWLNVDGIHEQKVVSTIGQSYHLHPLLLEDVMNTEQKPKIDLYDDTVVYVTLKMLHHSRQRQEIDVEHISLILGKNYLISFQEERTNDVFQPVIDRIKASSGKTRRNGADYLLYALMDVIVDHYLLITERIGEKMDELEEEIVKERANQQTLAVLYTLKRELTFIRRTVYPLRDMIGVLLREESPLIQHSTLPYLRDLADHVNQIVESLDSYRELISGLMDVYYSIVSNRMNSVMKTLTIVSAIFIPLTFIAGIYGMNFENMPELRTKTGYFWVLFSMGALAIAEVIYFRRRGWM from the coding sequence ATGTCGAGACACCGACGCTATCGCTCGGCCGAGAAAACACTTGGCACTTCTCCCGGTACGCTCACCTATGTAGGTGCAGAAATCGAACACGCGACCAAAATCAAACGAATCGAATATAATGCAACCGAATATCACCTGAATGACGGCAAAAAATTAAGCGAATGCCGGTTACCCGATCCTCATTCACCCTACGTCAACTGGCTTAACGTCGATGGTATTCACGAGCAGAAGGTCGTTTCCACCATTGGCCAGTCTTATCATCTGCACCCCTTACTGCTCGAAGATGTGATGAACACTGAGCAGAAGCCCAAAATTGACCTCTATGACGATACGGTGGTGTATGTAACGCTTAAGATGCTGCACCACAGCCGCCAGCGGCAGGAGATCGATGTTGAACATATAAGTCTTATTCTGGGCAAAAACTACCTGATTTCGTTTCAGGAAGAGCGTACAAACGACGTTTTTCAGCCGGTGATCGACCGCATCAAAGCCTCGTCGGGGAAGACCCGGCGCAACGGTGCCGACTATTTGCTCTATGCGCTGATGGATGTGATCGTAGACCATTACTTACTGATCACGGAACGAATTGGCGAAAAAATGGATGAACTGGAGGAGGAAATTGTGAAGGAACGTGCCAATCAGCAAACACTGGCAGTGCTCTATACCCTGAAACGCGAGCTGACCTTTATCCGCCGGACGGTTTACCCACTACGCGATATGATCGGTGTACTGCTGCGCGAAGAATCACCTCTGATTCAGCATAGTACGCTGCCTTACCTGCGCGATCTGGCCGACCATGTTAACCAGATTGTTGAATCCCTCGATTCTTATCGCGAGCTTATTTCGGGGCTCATGGATGTGTATTATTCCATTGTCAGCAACCGAATGAACTCAGTCATGAAAACGCTGACAATCGTGTCGGCCATTTTTATTCCCCTCACATTCATTGCCGGAATTTATGGTATGAACTTCGAGAATATGCCCGAACTTCGCACCAAAACCGGCTACTTTTGGGTTCTTTTTAGTATGGGAGCTTTGGCCATAGCCGAAGTAATTTATTTCAGACGACGTGGCTGGATGTAA
- a CDS encoding GntR family transcriptional regulator, producing the protein MLAKFPSDTYSRRQAYGFIDVYANSASPLYKLQFNPKDKTPKYKQIVQSVITDIERGVLKNKEQLPSISELSAEYYLARDTVEKAYRELREQGYITSVQGKGYYVQTSTTAKLKILLIFNKLSSYKKIIYYAFLKALGDKATVDLQIHHYSAYHFQEIIEKNLGKYNYYVVMPHFTQDLDKADYMQVLETIPSHELVLLDKDVLELSGTPLSVYQNFDKDICGALENAQDLLHKYKRMVLILPSDGNYPVEIAHGFRSFCINFNKEFSIKEHATDEHLDAGTAYVVIEETDLSELVKKVRRTNYSLGREIGVISFNETTLKELLNITVVTTDFEAMGFTAASLLLDNKHIKVKNPFYMIRRGSL; encoded by the coding sequence ATGCTAGCTAAGTTTCCTTCTGATACGTACAGTCGGCGTCAGGCTTATGGTTTTATTGATGTTTACGCCAATTCAGCCTCTCCGCTCTATAAGCTTCAGTTTAACCCGAAAGACAAAACGCCCAAGTATAAACAGATTGTCCAATCAGTCATCACTGATATTGAACGGGGCGTATTGAAAAATAAGGAGCAACTCCCATCCATCAGCGAACTAAGTGCCGAGTATTATCTGGCTCGGGATACGGTCGAGAAGGCGTATCGGGAGCTTCGGGAACAGGGCTACATTACCTCTGTACAGGGAAAAGGCTACTATGTGCAAACGAGCACGACTGCCAAGCTGAAAATTCTGCTCATTTTCAACAAGTTAAGCTCGTATAAAAAAATCATTTATTATGCTTTCCTGAAAGCACTCGGCGATAAAGCGACCGTCGATCTTCAGATTCACCATTATAGCGCATATCACTTTCAGGAAATCATCGAGAAGAATCTGGGCAAATACAATTATTATGTTGTGATGCCGCATTTTACGCAGGATCTCGACAAAGCAGATTACATGCAGGTCCTCGAAACGATTCCTTCCCATGAACTGGTCCTGCTTGATAAGGATGTACTTGAGTTGTCGGGAACTCCGCTGAGCGTCTATCAGAACTTTGACAAGGACATTTGCGGAGCGCTGGAGAATGCCCAGGATCTGCTGCATAAATACAAACGCATGGTGCTTATCCTGCCAAGCGATGGGAACTATCCCGTTGAAATTGCACACGGGTTTCGCTCGTTCTGTATCAATTTCAACAAAGAATTCAGCATCAAGGAACACGCTACCGACGAGCATCTTGATGCGGGCACAGCTTACGTAGTCATTGAAGAAACGGATCTCTCGGAACTGGTCAAAAAAGTCAGGCGAACCAATTACTCGCTGGGTCGCGAAATCGGGGTTATATCCTTCAATGAAACAACGCTGAAAGAATTGCTAAATATAACCGTCGTTACAACCGATTTTGAAGCAATGGGCTTTACTGCGGCCTCCCTACTCCTTGATAATAAACACATTAAAGTCAAAAACCCGTTCTACATGATCCGGCGCGGATCGCTCTGA
- a CDS encoding glycoside hydrolase family 28 protein has product MILFFSLLILLSNSLTAPEPLPWVKQVGAQTIPTQKTVFKTEDYGAVGDGKTLETKAIQATIDACAAKGGGVVTFKSGQYVTGSLFLKMNVTLRLDKGVELLGSQSLADYPEIDTRVAGIEMRWPAALINVIDQTNVAIVGEGTVNAQGRVFWDSYWAMRKEYEKKGLRWIVDYDCKRPRTVLVSNSSNITLKGITLQQAGFWTVHILYSNHVTADGLIIRNNIGGHGPSTDGVDIDSSTYILVQNCDIDCNDDNFCLKAGRDWDGLRVNRPTEYVVIRDCISGAGGGLITFGSETSGSIRHVLARNLKAKGTGVGIRLKSAMTRGGTVEDIYLERISMDGVGVPVEVTMNWNPSYSYSTLPEGYTEATLPPHWKAMLHKVEPASKGIPHFRRINISDLTVTDAKRGIMAAGLAESLLENFALKNVSISAATAGEINYAQSWKLENVHITAKDSSPVGIKNSSGVSF; this is encoded by the coding sequence ATGATCCTCTTCTTTTCGCTCTTGATTTTGCTGTCGAACAGTCTGACTGCACCGGAGCCACTGCCCTGGGTGAAGCAGGTTGGAGCGCAAACGATACCTACCCAAAAGACGGTGTTTAAAACTGAAGACTATGGCGCAGTAGGCGATGGGAAAACGCTCGAAACGAAAGCAATTCAGGCCACCATCGATGCCTGTGCAGCCAAAGGGGGAGGAGTAGTCACCTTTAAATCAGGGCAGTATGTAACGGGTTCGCTGTTCCTCAAAATGAATGTTACGTTACGACTCGACAAGGGCGTGGAATTGCTGGGAAGCCAGTCTCTGGCCGATTATCCGGAAATTGATACCCGCGTGGCTGGCATTGAAATGCGATGGCCTGCCGCACTGATCAATGTTATCGACCAGACAAACGTAGCCATTGTCGGGGAAGGGACGGTCAATGCGCAGGGGCGGGTTTTCTGGGATAGCTACTGGGCCATGCGAAAAGAGTATGAGAAGAAAGGGTTACGCTGGATTGTTGACTATGACTGCAAACGGCCCCGAACCGTGCTCGTTTCAAACTCATCGAACATCACCCTCAAGGGCATTACATTGCAGCAGGCGGGTTTCTGGACAGTGCATATTTTGTACTCCAATCACGTAACAGCCGATGGTCTGATCATTCGTAATAACATAGGTGGTCACGGACCCAGCACGGATGGCGTCGATATCGACTCATCAACCTACATTCTGGTCCAAAACTGCGATATTGACTGCAACGACGATAATTTTTGTCTCAAAGCAGGTCGCGACTGGGATGGTCTCCGCGTCAATCGGCCAACAGAATACGTGGTCATTCGCGACTGCATATCCGGAGCGGGCGGTGGGCTCATTACCTTCGGGAGCGAAACGTCGGGCAGTATACGACATGTACTTGCCCGGAATCTGAAGGCCAAAGGAACGGGCGTTGGCATTCGGCTGAAGTCAGCTATGACCCGTGGCGGAACGGTAGAGGATATTTATCTGGAACGAATTTCGATGGATGGGGTGGGTGTACCGGTTGAGGTAACGATGAACTGGAACCCGAGCTATAGTTATTCGACGCTGCCCGAAGGCTATACCGAAGCAACGTTACCTCCTCACTGGAAAGCGATGCTCCACAAAGTAGAGCCAGCCAGCAAGGGGATACCCCACTTTCGGAGGATCAACATTTCTGATCTGACTGTAACCGATGCGAAACGAGGCATTATGGCGGCAGGACTTGCCGAATCATTGCTGGAAAATTTCGCGCTGAAAAACGTGTCGATTTCGGCGGCAACGGCCGGTGAAATCAATTATGCCCAAAGCTGGAAACTCGAAAATGTACACATCACCGCCAAAGACAGCAGCCCTGTAGGCATCAAAAACAGCTCGGGAGTTAGCTTTTAA
- a CDS encoding RagB/SusD family nutrient uptake outer membrane protein: MKNTALYIVALLAVLASCTGDLNQVPISSATTSTFYSQTNDFLQASNAIYSDLRGYPDRQLNLSETRSDNLYAVSDGGVRDWEGINSFQKSIAGNVYVSEAWSTNFNGIYRANVLLDQLQKNGKLITDVSLKTRLEAEAKFLRAFFYFDLVRFFGKVPIIDHPVTANEALSIPRSPVKDVYTLILSDLTFAATNLPETYAAADKGRATKYAAKAALALVYMTRSGPTYDIEGPGLGLNEWSQALTVLNEIIASGKFSFITPFTNIFSFTNENNAEVIFDVQYANGLTPVVGGTFPWVLVPDTWFQSNGKATQGGLTIRPVSVDLLNAYATADTRKAFTIQSGYTYNGVAETRSFVKKYVDLTKVPTNNRLDWPINFIVYRYTDILMLKAECILRGATGGTQADVDAIVNQVRVRAGLPAITNVTLSQLLQERRKEFVGEGSRWHDLVRSGQIEAIITAWIAAEDTQKQMQPFQKNYIIYPVPQAELDTKPGLYTQNAGY; encoded by the coding sequence ATGAAAAATACAGCATTATATATAGTAGCGCTTCTGGCCGTGCTGGCCTCCTGTACCGGCGATTTGAATCAGGTGCCGATCTCATCGGCTACGACATCGACGTTTTATTCGCAGACTAACGATTTTTTGCAGGCCAGTAACGCCATCTACAGCGATCTGAGAGGCTATCCGGATCGGCAACTGAATCTCTCCGAAACCCGCTCCGACAACCTATACGCCGTTTCGGATGGGGGCGTTCGCGACTGGGAAGGCATCAATAGTTTCCAGAAAAGTATCGCGGGTAATGTTTATGTATCGGAAGCCTGGTCGACCAATTTCAATGGAATCTACCGGGCGAATGTGCTGCTGGATCAATTGCAGAAAAATGGAAAGCTGATTACGGATGTTAGCCTGAAAACCCGACTGGAGGCCGAAGCTAAATTCTTACGGGCGTTTTTCTACTTCGATCTGGTACGTTTTTTCGGTAAGGTGCCCATTATCGATCATCCCGTTACGGCCAACGAAGCCCTGTCGATTCCACGGAGTCCCGTAAAGGATGTATACACGCTCATTCTGTCGGACCTGACTTTTGCGGCAACGAATCTGCCCGAAACCTATGCCGCTGCCGACAAAGGCCGGGCAACGAAGTATGCTGCCAAAGCGGCTCTGGCGCTGGTGTATATGACCCGTTCGGGACCCACCTACGATATTGAAGGGCCTGGCCTGGGCCTGAACGAATGGTCGCAGGCGTTAACGGTGCTGAATGAAATCATTGCGAGTGGTAAGTTTTCATTCATTACGCCTTTCACCAACATTTTCTCGTTCACGAATGAAAATAACGCTGAGGTTATTTTTGATGTACAGTATGCCAATGGGCTTACTCCGGTAGTAGGGGGCACGTTTCCCTGGGTTCTGGTGCCCGATACCTGGTTTCAGTCTAACGGGAAAGCAACTCAGGGCGGGCTAACGATTCGCCCGGTATCGGTCGATTTGCTGAATGCTTACGCGACTGCTGATACACGGAAAGCATTTACCATTCAATCGGGTTATACCTACAATGGCGTGGCTGAAACCCGGTCGTTTGTCAAGAAATACGTTGATCTGACCAAGGTACCGACCAATAACCGACTCGACTGGCCTATCAACTTCATTGTCTATCGCTATACGGACATACTGATGCTAAAGGCTGAGTGTATTTTACGGGGAGCGACGGGCGGCACGCAGGCCGATGTGGATGCCATTGTCAATCAGGTACGGGTTCGGGCGGGTTTGCCTGCCATCACCAATGTGACCTTGTCGCAGCTGTTGCAGGAGCGCCGGAAGGAGTTTGTTGGCGAAGGGTCCCGCTGGCATGATCTGGTCCGAAGCGGCCAGATTGAAGCAATCATAACGGCCTGGATTGCGGCCGAAGATACCCAGAAACAGATGCAGCCATTCCAGAAAAACTATATCATCTATCCGGTGCCACAGGCTGAACTGGACACAAAACCTGGTTTATATACGCAGAACGCGGGCTATTAA